Proteins encoded by one window of uncultured Bacteroides sp.:
- a CDS encoding thiamine pyrophosphate-dependent enzyme, translated as MSKQLLLGDEAIAQAAIDAGLSGVYAYPGTPSTEITEYIQQSPLAKDRKIHSRWSTNEKTAMESALGLSFAGKRTLVCMKHVGMNVAADCFINSAMTGVNGGLIVVAADDPSMHSSQNEQDSRFYGDFALIPMFEPSNQQEAYDMVYNGYEFSEKIGEPILVRMVTRLAHSRSGVENQPVKPQNEISFSEDPRQFILLPGNARRRYKTLITKQEEFIKASEESPYNKYIDGPNKKLGIVACGIGFNYLMENYSEGCEYPVLKIGQYPLPKKQLLKLASECQEILVLEDGQPFVENMLKGYLGIGIKVKGRMDGTLSRDGELNPDNVAKAIGKENKSAFTIPSVVEMRPPALCEGCGHRDMYTTLTEVLKENYPTHKVFSDIGCYTLGAGAPFNAINSCVDMGASITMAKGAADAGLFPSVAVIGDSTFTHSGMTGLLDCVNENSNVTIVISDNETTAMTGGQDSAGTGKIEAICLGLGVAPDHVRVFVPLKKNYEEMKQIIHEEIEYRGVSVIIPRRECIQTLARKKRSSK; from the coding sequence ATGAGCAAACAACTCTTATTGGGCGATGAAGCCATTGCACAAGCAGCAATAGACGCCGGACTTTCCGGCGTTTATGCGTACCCGGGTACCCCATCAACAGAAATAACAGAGTATATTCAACAATCACCACTGGCGAAAGATAGAAAAATTCATAGCCGCTGGAGCACAAATGAAAAAACAGCTATGGAATCTGCTTTGGGATTATCCTTTGCTGGCAAACGTACTTTAGTTTGTATGAAACACGTGGGTATGAATGTTGCAGCAGATTGTTTTATCAATTCAGCCATGACGGGAGTAAACGGAGGACTAATTGTAGTAGCAGCCGATGACCCTAGCATGCATTCTTCGCAAAACGAGCAAGACAGTCGCTTCTATGGCGATTTTGCTTTAATACCAATGTTTGAACCATCTAATCAGCAGGAAGCTTATGACATGGTTTACAATGGCTACGAATTTTCTGAGAAAATAGGTGAACCTATCCTTGTGAGAATGGTTACCCGCCTGGCTCACTCTCGCTCAGGTGTAGAAAACCAACCGGTGAAACCTCAGAATGAAATTTCTTTCAGCGAAGATCCACGTCAATTCATTCTCCTTCCAGGAAATGCACGTCGTCGTTACAAAACATTAATAACAAAACAAGAAGAATTTATTAAGGCATCCGAAGAATCACCATACAATAAATACATCGACGGACCAAATAAGAAACTTGGAATTGTGGCTTGCGGTATAGGATTCAACTATTTGATGGAGAATTACTCCGAAGGATGTGAATATCCTGTATTGAAAATTGGTCAATATCCTCTTCCTAAAAAACAACTATTAAAGCTAGCTTCTGAATGCCAAGAAATTTTAGTATTGGAAGACGGGCAGCCTTTTGTTGAAAATATGCTTAAAGGCTATCTTGGAATCGGCATTAAAGTAAAAGGTCGTATGGACGGAACCCTTTCACGTGATGGTGAATTGAATCCTGATAACGTAGCTAAAGCTATCGGAAAAGAGAATAAATCGGCATTTACCATCCCAAGTGTTGTAGAAATGCGCCCCCCCGCTCTTTGCGAAGGCTGTGGACACCGTGATATGTATACTACATTAACCGAAGTACTGAAAGAGAATTATCCTACTCATAAAGTATTCAGTGACATTGGCTGTTATACCTTAGGTGCCGGAGCACCATTCAATGCAATCAATTCATGCGTAGATATGGGAGCATCAATAACAATGGCAAAAGGCGCTGCTGATGCAGGGCTTTTCCCTTCTGTGGCAGTTATCGGTGATTCAACCTTTACTCACTCTGGAATGACAGGTTTACTTGATTGCGTAAACGAAAACTCAAATGTAACAATCGTTATCTCGGACAATGAAACAACAGCCATGACAGGCGGACAGGATTCAGCTGGCACAGGAAAGATAGAAGCTATATGTCTAGGACTAGGAGTAGCTCCAGATCACGTTCGCGTTTTTGTTCCTTTGAAAAAGAATTATGAGGAAATGAAACAGATAATACACGAAGAAATTGAGTATCGCGGTGTATCTGTTATTATTCCTCGCAGAGAGTGTATCCAAACATTAGCAAGAAAGAAAAGAAGTAGCAAATAA
- a CDS encoding indolepyruvate oxidoreductase subunit beta yields MKKDIILSGVGGQGILSIATVIGKAALKEGLYMKQAEVHGMSQRGGDVQSNLRISDKPIASDLIPTGKCDLIISLEPMESLRYLPYLSNDGWLVTNETPFINIPNYPAEEDVMSEINKLPHKIILNVDEVAKDLGSTRVANIVLLGATIPFLGIDYAKIQESIRDIFERKGEAIVELNLKALAAGKEIAEKMM; encoded by the coding sequence ATGAAAAAAGATATTATATTATCAGGTGTAGGCGGTCAGGGAATTCTTTCTATCGCTACCGTAATTGGCAAAGCCGCTTTAAAAGAAGGTCTCTACATGAAGCAGGCAGAAGTTCACGGAATGAGTCAGAGAGGTGGAGATGTGCAATCAAATCTTCGCATCAGCGATAAACCTATTGCTTCAGATTTAATACCAACAGGAAAGTGCGACCTGATTATCTCACTGGAACCAATGGAAAGCTTGCGTTACCTCCCCTACCTCAGCAATGATGGTTGGTTAGTAACCAACGAAACTCCATTCATCAACATTCCTAATTATCCTGCTGAGGAAGATGTTATGAGCGAGATAAACAAGCTTCCCCATAAGATCATTTTAAACGTTGACGAGGTTGCCAAGGATTTAGGTTCAACCCGCGTAGCAAACATTGTATTGCTTGGTGCCACAATTCCTTTCTTAGGAATCGATTACGCCAAAATACAGGAAAGTATCCGCGACATCTTTGAACGTAAAGGAGAAGCCATCGTAGAACTAAACTTAAAAGCTCTGGCTGCAGGAAAAGAGATTGCAGAAAAAATGATGTAA
- a CDS encoding phenylacetate--CoA ligase, which translates to MNQFWEEEIETMSREKLNELQLQKLRKTIQIASNSPYYKKVFTKNGITANTIQSLEDIKKIPFTTKADMRANYPFGLVAGDMKNAVRVHSSSGTTGNPTVIVHSQHDLDSWANLVARCLFMVGLRNTDVFQNSSGYGMFTGGLGFQYGAEKLGALTVPAAAGNSKRQIKFITDFGTTALHAIPSYAIRLAEVFQEEGIDPRNTKLKTLVIGAEPHTNEQRRKIEKLLGVKAYNSFGMTEMNGPGVAFECLEQNGMHFWEDCYLVEVIDPKTGEHLPDGEIGELVLTTLDREQMPLLRYRTHDLTRILPGKCPCGRTHIRIDRIKGRSDDMFIIKGVNIFPMQIEKILVRFPQLGSNYLITLDTKNNQDEIIVEVELSDLSTDNYIELQSLAKEITHQLKDEILVTPKLILVQKGTLPQSEGKAVRVKDLRDNK; encoded by the coding sequence ATGAATCAATTTTGGGAAGAAGAAATAGAAACAATGAGCAGGGAGAAGTTGAACGAACTTCAGCTTCAAAAGCTTAGAAAGACAATCCAAATCGCTTCCAATTCACCTTATTATAAAAAGGTATTCACTAAAAACGGCATTACAGCAAATACAATTCAGTCTCTGGAAGATATCAAAAAGATTCCTTTCACAACGAAAGCAGATATGCGTGCAAACTATCCTTTCGGATTAGTAGCCGGAGATATGAAAAATGCGGTTAGAGTTCATTCTTCAAGTGGAACTACAGGCAATCCTACCGTAATTGTCCATTCCCAACACGATCTTGATTCATGGGCTAATCTGGTTGCCCGATGTCTATTCATGGTTGGTCTGAGAAACACTGATGTTTTTCAAAATAGTTCTGGCTATGGAATGTTTACAGGAGGGCTAGGATTTCAATATGGCGCCGAAAAGCTTGGAGCGCTTACTGTTCCTGCAGCTGCAGGAAACAGTAAAAGACAAATCAAGTTTATTACAGACTTTGGAACTACAGCCCTTCATGCCATACCTAGTTATGCCATTCGTTTGGCTGAAGTCTTTCAGGAGGAAGGCATAGATCCTAGAAACACCAAACTAAAAACATTGGTTATAGGGGCTGAACCACATACAAATGAGCAACGAAGAAAGATAGAGAAACTATTGGGCGTTAAAGCATATAATAGTTTTGGCATGACAGAAATGAATGGTCCTGGCGTAGCTTTTGAGTGTCTGGAACAAAACGGAATGCATTTCTGGGAGGATTGCTACTTAGTAGAAGTTATTGACCCCAAAACCGGAGAACACCTTCCTGATGGAGAAATAGGAGAATTAGTGCTCACAACACTAGATCGTGAACAAATGCCTCTCCTACGCTATCGCACGCACGATCTAACACGAATATTACCCGGAAAATGTCCCTGCGGACGCACACATATCCGAATAGATCGTATCAAAGGTCGAAGTGACGATATGTTTATCATCAAAGGGGTTAACATATTCCCAATGCAGATTGAAAAAATTTTAGTTCGTTTTCCACAATTAGGTAGCAATTACTTAATTACATTAGACACAAAGAACAATCAGGATGAGATAATTGTTGAAGTAGAATTAAGTGATCTTTCTACAGATAACTATATTGAATTACAAAGTCTGGCAAAAGAAATTACCCATCAGCTTAAGGATGAAATACTGGTTACACCAAAACTAATATTGGTACAGAAAGGAACCCTGCCTCAAAGCGAAGGCAAAGCTGTTAGAGTAAAAGATCTGAGAGACAATAAATAA
- the xpt gene encoding xanthine phosphoribosyltransferase: protein MKLLKKRILQDGKCYEGGILKVDSFINHQLDPTLMKSIGIEFVRRFATTNVNKIMTIEASGIAPAIMTGYLMDLPVVFAKKKLPNTMRNYLSTTVHSFTKDRDYEVVISSEFIGPEDNILFIDDFLAYGNAALGILNLIEQAGANLVGMGFIIEKEFQNGRLLLESKGIKVESLAIIESLSNRIIKIKE, encoded by the coding sequence ATGAAATTATTGAAAAAGCGAATTCTTCAAGACGGGAAATGTTATGAAGGTGGAATCCTAAAAGTAGATAGCTTTATTAATCACCAGTTAGACCCAACGTTAATGAAAAGCATTGGGATTGAATTTGTACGTCGGTTTGCAACAACAAATGTCAATAAGATTATGACAATTGAGGCCAGCGGCATAGCCCCAGCTATAATGACCGGATACCTAATGGATTTACCTGTTGTATTTGCAAAGAAAAAACTTCCAAATACAATGAGGAATTACCTTTCCACAACAGTCCATTCTTTCACAAAAGACCGCGATTATGAAGTAGTTATTAGTTCTGAATTTATCGGTCCTGAAGATAATATCCTTTTTATTGACGATTTTTTAGCTTATGGAAACGCAGCACTTGGCATACTCAATTTAATTGAACAGGCTGGAGCTAATCTTGTTGGGATGGGATTTATCATTGAAAAAGAATTTCAAAACGGTCGTCTATTATTAGAATCAAAGGGAATCAAAGTTGAATCTCTGGCAATTATTGAAAGCTTATCAAACCGGATAATTAAAATTAAAGAATAA
- the rplT gene encoding 50S ribosomal protein L20 — protein MPRSVNHVASKARRKKILNLTKGYFGARKNVWTVAKNTWEKGLTYAFRDRRNKKRNFRALWIQRINAAARLEGMSYSKLMGGLHKAGIEINRKVLADLAMNHPEAFKAVVAKAKAA, from the coding sequence ATGCCAAGATCAGTAAATCATGTTGCTTCAAAAGCAAGAAGAAAGAAAATTTTGAATCTGACCAAAGGTTATTTTGGTGCAAGAAAAAATGTTTGGACCGTAGCTAAGAATACCTGGGAAAAAGGGTTGACTTATGCGTTCCGTGATCGTAGAAATAAGAAAAGAAATTTCCGTGCTCTTTGGATACAGCGTATTAACGCTGCAGCTCGTCTAGAAGGAATGTCTTATTCTAAGTTGATGGGCGGCTTACACAAAGCTGGCATTGAAATAAACCGTAAGGTTTTGGCTGATTTAGCAATGAATCATCCAGAAGCTTTTAAAGCTGTTGTTGCGAAAGCAAAAGCTGCTTAA
- the rpmI gene encoding 50S ribosomal protein L35, whose translation MPKMKTNSGSKKRFTLTGTGKIKRKHAFHSHILTKKSKKRKRNLCYSTTVDATNVSQVKSLLAMK comes from the coding sequence ATGCCAAAGATGAAGACTAACTCCGGTTCTAAAAAAAGGTTTACCCTTACCGGAACAGGTAAAATCAAAAGAAAGCACGCTTTCCACAGTCACATTTTGACTAAAAAGAGCAAAAAGAGAAAAAGAAACTTGTGTTATTCTACAACCGTTGATGCAACGAATGTAAGCCAAGTTAAGTCTCTTTTAGCAATGAAGTAA
- the infC gene encoding translation initiation factor IF-3, with protein MKNDGLKGQHRINEQIRAKEVRIVGDENLESKVYPIFQALKMAEEKELDLVEISPNAVPPVCRIIDYSKFLYQLKKRQKEQKAKQIKVNVKEIRFGPQTDDHDYNFKLKHAKGFLEDGDKVKAYVFFKGRSILFKEQGEVLLLRFANDLEDYAKVEQMPALEGKRMIIFLSPKKKDIVKKPATPKEVKALKPKTEKVEEDNTADAE; from the coding sequence ATGAAGAATGATGGTTTAAAAGGGCAACACAGAATCAATGAACAGATTCGTGCCAAGGAAGTACGCATAGTAGGTGATGAAAATTTAGAATCAAAGGTTTATCCTATCTTTCAAGCTTTAAAGATGGCGGAGGAAAAGGAACTAGATCTTGTAGAGATCTCCCCTAATGCAGTTCCGCCTGTTTGTAGAATTATCGATTATTCGAAGTTTCTTTATCAATTAAAGAAACGTCAAAAGGAGCAGAAGGCTAAGCAGATAAAAGTAAACGTTAAGGAAATACGTTTCGGACCTCAAACAGATGATCACGATTACAACTTTAAGTTGAAGCATGCAAAAGGATTTCTGGAAGATGGTGATAAAGTAAAGGCTTACGTATTTTTCAAGGGACGTTCAATTCTTTTCAAAGAACAAGGAGAAGTATTGTTGCTTCGTTTTGCTAATGATCTTGAAGATTATGCAAAAGTTGAACAGATGCCGGCTCTTGAAGGTAAGAGAATGATTATTTTCTTATCTCCTAAAAAGAAAGATATTGTGAAGAAACCTGCAACGCCCAAAGAAGTAAAAGCATTAAAACCTAAGACTGAAAAGGTTGAAGAGGATAATACTGCTGATGCAGAATAA
- the thrS gene encoding threonine--tRNA ligase yields MIKITFPDGSVREYNEGVNGLQIAESISSRLAQDVIACGVNGETYDLARSINTDASVVLYKWDDAEGKHAFWHTSAHLLAEALQELYPGIQFGIGPAIENGFYYDVDPGEAVIKESDLPAIEAKMAELVAKKEAVVRTDIKKEDALKMFGERGETYKCELISELEDGTITTYTQGAFTDLCRGPHLMNTGNIKAIKLTSVAGAYWRGREDQKMLTRIYGITFPKKKLLDEYLVLLEEAKKRDHRKIGKEMELFMFSEMVGKGLPMWLPKGTALRLRLEDFLKKIQRRFGYQQVMTPHIGNKQLYVTSGHYAKYGKDSFQPIHTPEEGEEYLLKPMNCPHHCEIYKWKPRSYKDLPLRLAEFGTVYRYEQSGELHGLTRVRSFTQDDAHIFCRPDQVKDEFLKVMDIIFIIFKALNFENFEAQISLRDPNNREKYIGSDDNWERSERAIIEACEEKGLKAKVELGEAAFYGPKLDFMVRDAIGRKWQLGTIQVDYNLPERFNLEYTGDDNQKHRPVMIHRAPFGSMERFVAVLIEHTGGKFPLWLTPDQVAILPISEKFNEYAEKVKQYLDMNDIRAIVDDRNEKIGRKIRDNEMKRIPYMLIVGEKEAENGEVAVRKQSEGDKGTMKFEEFANILTEEVQNMINKW; encoded by the coding sequence ATGATAAAGATAACATTTCCAGATGGCTCCGTTCGTGAATATAACGAAGGAGTGAATGGTCTGCAAATAGCAGAAAGTATTAGTAGCCGATTGGCGCAGGATGTTATTGCCTGTGGTGTAAATGGCGAAACTTATGATTTAGCTCGTTCAATAAATACAGATGCATCTGTAGTTCTTTATAAGTGGGATGATGCAGAAGGAAAACATGCATTTTGGCATACCAGTGCTCACTTGCTGGCTGAAGCTTTGCAGGAATTATATCCGGGTATTCAATTCGGAATAGGTCCTGCCATTGAAAACGGATTCTATTATGATGTGGATCCCGGAGAAGCTGTTATTAAAGAAAGCGATCTTCCTGCAATTGAAGCAAAAATGGCAGAACTTGTAGCAAAGAAAGAAGCTGTAGTAAGAACAGATATAAAGAAAGAAGATGCTTTAAAGATGTTCGGTGAAAGAGGTGAAACATATAAATGTGAACTTATTTCTGAACTTGAAGATGGAACTATTACCACATATACTCAAGGTGCTTTTACTGATCTGTGCCGTGGTCCTCACTTAATGAATACCGGTAATATCAAAGCTATAAAATTAACATCTGTAGCAGGCGCTTACTGGAGAGGAAGAGAAGATCAAAAGATGCTGACTCGTATATACGGAATCACTTTCCCAAAGAAGAAATTACTTGATGAATATCTTGTTTTACTTGAAGAAGCAAAAAAACGCGACCATCGTAAAATTGGTAAAGAGATGGAATTGTTCATGTTCTCTGAAATGGTTGGAAAAGGACTTCCTATGTGGTTACCGAAAGGAACTGCACTTCGACTTCGTTTAGAAGACTTCTTGAAGAAAATTCAACGCCGTTTTGGTTACCAACAGGTAATGACTCCACATATTGGAAATAAGCAATTATATGTTACTTCCGGTCACTATGCTAAATACGGAAAGGATTCTTTCCAACCAATCCATACCCCGGAAGAAGGAGAGGAATATTTATTGAAACCAATGAATTGTCCTCACCACTGTGAAATATATAAATGGAAACCTCGTTCATATAAGGATCTTCCATTAAGATTGGCTGAATTTGGTACTGTATATCGCTATGAGCAAAGTGGAGAACTTCACGGGCTGACTCGTGTACGTAGTTTTACTCAGGATGATGCGCATATTTTCTGTAGACCTGATCAGGTTAAGGATGAGTTTTTAAAGGTAATGGATATTATTTTCATTATATTTAAAGCACTAAACTTTGAAAACTTTGAAGCTCAGATATCTCTTCGTGATCCTAATAATCGCGAAAAATATATTGGAAGTGATGATAACTGGGAACGTTCTGAACGTGCAATTATAGAAGCTTGTGAAGAAAAAGGATTGAAGGCTAAGGTTGAACTAGGAGAGGCTGCTTTCTATGGTCCTAAGCTTGACTTCATGGTCCGTGACGCAATTGGCCGTAAATGGCAGCTTGGTACTATTCAGGTGGATTATAACTTGCCTGAAAGATTTAATCTGGAATATACCGGAGATGATAACCAAAAACATCGTCCGGTGATGATTCACCGTGCACCTTTCGGTTCAATGGAACGCTTTGTAGCTGTTCTGATTGAACACACAGGTGGTAAATTTCCATTGTGGCTTACACCAGATCAGGTTGCAATCCTTCCTATTAGTGAGAAATTTAATGAATACGCGGAAAAAGTAAAACAGTATTTGGATATGAACGATATTCGTGCTATCGTTGATGATAGAAACGAAAAAATAGGTCGTAAGATCCGTGATAATGAAATGAAACGTATTCCTTATATGCTAATTGTTGGTGAAAAAGAAGCTGAAAATGGAGAAGTAGCTGTCCGTAAACAGAGCGAAGGCGACAAGGGAACAATGAAATTTGAAGAATTTGCAAATATTTTGACTGAAGAAGTTCAGAATATGATAAATAAGTGGTAA
- a CDS encoding tetratricopeptide repeat protein, whose translation MIKRFIIYLLLFPAVVSAQINTERVMAIGRNALYFEDYVLSIQYFNQVVSAKPYLYEPYFFRALAKINLDDYQGAEVDCSAAIDRNPFVVNAYQIRGLSRIKQNKYDGAIEDYTKALSYDPENVGVWHNLALCKISKNDYTGAEHDLSKLIALSPQYTKAYLMRAEVSLKQKDTIRAMKDYDLALTVDKYDADVWSSRASIKLQQGKYKDAEADYDQATYLNTKNSGNYINRALARFHQNKLQGAMEDYDVALDVDPNNFIGHYNRGLLRAQVGDNNRAIDDFNFVIKMEPDNLLAIFNRGILRSQTGDYRGAIKDYTAVIKQHPNFLAGYYNRAEAKRKIGDIKGADLDEFKVMKAQLDKRFGLDKGKKKTKSDKTRKKSDKDMENYGKIVVADDSEAEQKYKSEYRGKVQDKNVEIRLEPMFALTYYEKSSEIKRDLKYHKYIDDLSNSGAVPKRLLITNMEAPLSEKQAKAHFASIDERTSEIVKHPNDATKRFARSLDFYLVQDFTNSIEDLTQAINCNASFFPAYFNRSLIRWKQLEYEKSEEQNEATEAKSGSNKIDIRVPEYNIVKSDLDKVIQLAPDFVYAYYNRGNVLCALKDYRSAIADYDKAISLDPNFAEAYFNRGLTNIFSGNNKKGISDLSKAGELGIVSAYNVIKRFTEQKQ comes from the coding sequence ATGATAAAGAGATTTATAATTTACCTTTTGTTATTTCCGGCTGTTGTTTCTGCTCAAATCAACACAGAACGAGTAATGGCTATAGGTCGAAATGCACTGTATTTTGAAGACTATGTTCTTTCTATTCAATACTTTAATCAGGTTGTAAGCGCAAAACCTTACTTGTATGAACCCTACTTTTTTCGCGCTCTTGCCAAAATAAATCTGGATGATTATCAGGGAGCAGAAGTAGATTGTTCGGCTGCAATAGACCGAAATCCGTTTGTTGTTAATGCGTACCAAATCAGAGGACTATCCCGCATTAAGCAAAATAAATATGACGGTGCTATTGAAGATTATACTAAAGCACTGAGTTATGATCCCGAAAACGTGGGTGTTTGGCACAATCTGGCTCTTTGTAAGATTTCTAAAAATGACTATACCGGAGCAGAACATGATTTATCAAAGCTGATTGCTCTTTCACCTCAGTATACTAAAGCTTATTTGATGAGGGCGGAAGTTTCTTTGAAACAGAAGGATACAATCAGAGCTATGAAAGATTATGATTTAGCATTAACTGTAGATAAATATGATGCTGATGTGTGGTCTTCACGGGCTTCTATTAAGCTGCAACAAGGCAAATATAAAGATGCTGAAGCCGATTATGACCAAGCTACCTATCTTAATACAAAGAATTCAGGTAACTACATAAACAGAGCATTGGCTCGTTTTCATCAGAATAAACTGCAGGGGGCGATGGAGGATTATGATGTAGCACTGGATGTTGATCCTAATAATTTTATTGGCCACTATAATCGTGGGCTTTTACGTGCTCAGGTTGGAGATAATAATCGGGCTATAGATGATTTTAATTTTGTTATAAAAATGGAGCCCGACAATTTGTTGGCAATCTTTAATCGGGGGATTCTTCGTAGTCAGACAGGGGATTATCGTGGTGCCATTAAAGATTATACGGCAGTAATTAAACAACATCCTAATTTCCTTGCGGGATATTATAATCGTGCTGAGGCAAAACGAAAAATAGGGGATATTAAGGGGGCCGATCTGGATGAATTTAAAGTTATGAAAGCTCAACTTGATAAAAGGTTTGGTTTGGATAAGGGTAAGAAAAAAACTAAATCTGATAAAACACGTAAAAAGTCTGATAAGGACATGGAAAATTATGGCAAGATTGTCGTTGCCGACGATTCAGAAGCTGAACAGAAGTATAAAAGTGAATATCGTGGAAAAGTACAGGATAAGAATGTGGAAATAAGACTGGAACCGATGTTTGCATTAACATATTACGAGAAGTCGAGTGAGATAAAGCGTGATCTGAAATATCATAAATATATAGATGATTTAAGCAATTCGGGAGCTGTGCCTAAACGATTGCTGATAACCAATATGGAAGCTCCACTTTCCGAAAAACAGGCTAAAGCTCATTTTGCATCCATCGACGAACGTACATCGGAAATTGTAAAACATCCCAATGATGCTACAAAACGCTTTGCTCGTTCGCTTGACTTTTATTTAGTGCAAGACTTTACTAATTCTATTGAAGACTTAACGCAGGCTATAAATTGCAATGCATCATTCTTTCCAGCTTATTTTAATCGTTCATTAATAAGATGGAAACAATTGGAATATGAAAAATCTGAAGAACAGAATGAGGCTACTGAAGCAAAGAGCGGATCAAATAAAATAGATATACGGGTACCGGAATATAATATAGTTAAATCAGATTTGGATAAGGTTATTCAGCTAGCTCCCGATTTTGTTTATGCTTATTATAATCGTGGAAATGTGCTCTGTGCGTTGAAAGATTATCGTTCTGCGATAGCTGATTATGATAAGGCTATTTCTCTTGATCCGAATTTTGCAGAAGCATATTTTAATAGAGGGCTTACGAATATTTTTTCAGGAAATAATAAAAAGGGTATTTCTGACCTTAGTAAGGCTGGTGAACTCGGAATTGTTTCTGCTTATAATGTAATTAAGCGTTTTACAGAACAAAAACAGTAA
- the def gene encoding peptide deformylase, whose protein sequence is MILPIYVYGQPVLRKVAEDITPEYPNLKELIENMFDTMDRAEGVGLAAPQIGLSIRVVVINLDVLSEDIPEYKDFSKAYINAHILENEGEMVSMEEGCLSLPGIHEAVNRSNKIHVKYMDENFVEHDEYVEGYLARVMQHEFEHLEGGLFIDNLSPLRKQMIKGKLNAMLKGKARCSYKVKTVK, encoded by the coding sequence ATGATTTTACCGATTTATGTATATGGACAGCCGGTTTTAAGAAAAGTAGCAGAGGATATTACCCCTGAGTACCCAAACTTAAAAGAGCTGATTGAAAATATGTTTGATACAATGGATAGAGCCGAAGGCGTGGGATTAGCTGCTCCTCAGATTGGACTTTCTATCCGTGTTGTTGTGATTAATCTGGATGTTCTTTCGGAAGATATCCCTGAATATAAAGATTTCAGTAAAGCATATATTAATGCACACATTCTTGAAAATGAGGGTGAAATGGTTTCTATGGAAGAAGGTTGCCTAAGTTTACCAGGTATTCATGAGGCTGTAAATAGATCGAATAAAATTCATGTGAAATATATGGATGAGAACTTTGTGGAGCATGACGAATATGTTGAAGGCTATCTTGCTCGTGTAATGCAGCACGAATTTGAACACTTAGAAGGAGGACTGTTTATTGATAACCTTTCTCCTCTACGTAAACAAATGATTAAGGGGAAATTAAATGCTATGCTAAAAGGAAAAGCAAGATGTTCGTACAAAGTTAAAACTGTTAAGTAG
- the ruvX gene encoding Holliday junction resolvase RuvX, whose translation MGRILALDYGRKRTGIAVTDILQIIANGLTTVPSHTLPDFLVQYVAKEPVDLILIGLPKQLNNELSESMNYIKPFVQRLKKILPDIPVEYVDERFTSVLAHRTMLEAGLKKKDRQSKELVDEVSATIILQSYMESRR comes from the coding sequence ATGGGAAGAATACTTGCACTTGATTATGGAAGAAAGCGGACCGGTATAGCTGTGACTGATATTTTGCAAATTATTGCAAACGGTTTAACTACTGTTCCCAGTCATACTTTGCCTGATTTTTTGGTTCAATATGTGGCTAAAGAACCGGTTGATTTAATATTGATAGGACTTCCGAAGCAGCTAAATAATGAATTGTCCGAAAGCATGAATTATATAAAACCGTTTGTGCAGCGTTTAAAGAAGATCCTACCTGATATACCGGTGGAGTATGTTGACGAACGCTTTACTTCGGTATTGGCACATCGCACAATGTTAGAGGCGGGTCTAAAGAAAAAGGATAGACAAAGTAAAGAACTTGTTGATGAAGTTAGTGCAACGATTATTCTGCAATCTTATATGGAGAGCAGAAGATAG